GCACTACTGGTAAcacagaatttcagattttgcaGTGCAGGTAGCAAAATTGCAGACTGCTCTATAGAGCCTTAAAAGAtggataaatatttataatcaAAATAATAACTAGTTGAGGTAtatttgttgtttgggtttttttgctcttcttttttccatttctttatttgAGTGAAAATTTGACTTTACATTATGTTCCTCTTTGTAGACTAAATCTTAATGCAGCATGGACAATGCAGACTTGTCTGCTAATTTCATCTTCAGCTTCCCTCTCTTACATCTTCAgtgtgttgtttttcttttacaagtTATTAGAATTTACTTCATCTTTTCCAAGCCCAGTGAAAATTCAGGTACTTGCTAAGGTCATTCTGACTTCTGGAAATTAAATTTACTTCTTAAGTAAATAGAGTTGTTGTAATAAAATGTAACATTGATTTCTTCCAGGTGCTAGAATTTCCTTGCTTGATGTGTTATATCATTTTTCCATCTAAATGAGGACTTTTGGGAAACCCATGTGAACATATGAATCATGGGGATTTTTCCTGTCTCTTTGCATATGCTTTGTCTCCTAGGCTAATGCAGAACAGTCTTGAAGGAGAAATCATCAGGTCACAGGAGCTTTCACATATCATATCAACCGTTAGCCAGAGTTTGCCTGGATATTTGCTGGCCTGGGACTTCGTCAAAGAGAACTGGGAAAAGCTTACACGAAAGTAAGGCTTTTCATGCAGCTGAAACTTTCAACCTCACAGTGGCAAAAGCACATGTTTCTTTGTTTCAAACAAGACCATAAATATGAGTGTTCATATAAGAATGTTCATATTAAAATTCTAAACCATGTTTTAAAATCAGAGTTTGCAAATATAACTTGCTATATTAAATTTGAACTCCCAACAATCATCCTAGAGCCTCACAGTAATTCTGAACAATCTTGATCCTAATTTGTCTTGAAAGGTTGCTGTCTCTAAAATGATTGGTTCAGTTGAAAGATATTTATGTGGATCAAACAGATTCAAATGGATTCCAGGGAAATAATTCCgcatttatattttctgaattGCCACTCCTAAAACCAAGTAACCAAAATATCCCACTTGCTTCAGAAATATGTTGTCTTTCATTGTCCTTGAAGGATACTCAGCAGGAAAGCTGGCCCCCCAAGTCTTCAGAAAGCCAACAATACTAGAAACGTCCGTTTCTAAATCCCAGATTTGATTTTAAATAGTTTCATTCTGATTGAACAGTTTCTCCTCTATGAAAACTTCTGCTCTAGCAAGCTCTTTATAACCAATATTACAGTTATTTTGCTTGAAGGAAAACCTGGTTCCAAGTTCAATTCTGGTAGAGCTTTAGAACATATACGTACCACAAATACAGATCTTGATATTCACTGTGTGGTGTCCTCAGTTCTTTACTATTTGATCTGTTATTGATAGAAGTTTGAAAATTTTCCATGGCTCTTGCTCTGATGTTACATTTTTGAGGGAATAGGGAGCTAGAGGCTTGTATTTCTaagaacatttatttcttttgaaaaataaggTATGTAATTGTAATGTAAGGTATTGTATTTAggtgcttttaatatttttgaactACTAAacaaaaaagtagaaaaagtagaaaagaatGCATACATAAGACAAAACTGCATCTTAAAGTGTCTCCTggctgaaaatatttgtttgtctTACAGATTTCACCTAGGCTCATATACTATCCAGAATATTATTACCTGGTCAACTTCTCAGTTTGCAACAAAGGCACATCTGCTTGAGGTTGGTGGCACAATCTACCAGAAAGGGTTATTTTCTAGTGCAAATGCTGTTTTCATTTAGTTGAAGGATGAGGAAAACACATGTTCGCATTTTATTTATATCCTTGACATACTGTTGAGAGTATTTATATCAGTTTCTTTCCCTATCAGTTGCTTTCCCTATTTCACATATGGTAAATATATGCATAGACACTGGGAGACCATATACTGAGTCTGTGACAGAGTTGCATTACAGAGTTGAACCcagttactggtttatactgctctgttttcctgtaCACTGGAACACACTGTCTCACAAAGTAATGACTTGATCTATATGTAATTTTGGTCTAGATTTTGTAGACAAGATTTGCTTTCTGTATCTCTGAAATGTGATACTGTGCCATAAAAactggtttttgctttttttttccatcatcaGTCCCAAAGAGTTATTGTGGAAGTTGAGTATCAGTCAGGAGTTGTTTAATAGCTTTCAGAAGGTTCTGTTGTCTTCCCTAAGAAGGCCTTGAAGTTAATGTATCAAGAATTGTTTATGGTTTAGTCTAATGTTTTCATTCAGATAATTTGGTAGAGATTGGTGTTAATGGTTTGATCCATAATATTTTAGGTGTTAGCATTGATAGTTATAATGATGATTGGGTGTGGGGGCTGTTCCAGAATGCTGGAGAGGGTTGCTTACAACAACCAATTCTTTGTCACAGAATAGCACTCCTTTTTCAGAACTCTGCATACTTTCTGTTGGCTTTGTGATATGATAAATGAATATCTGTTTATTGATGAAATGACCTATTGAAACCAAATGAGTTATTGGTGCTGTATGTgtgaaaaatgctttccttgCATTTTGGGAAATCCTTTGAGAGGTTTGCTTAATGCATAGATACAAACAATTCTCAAAAACAGATTTGCTGCAACATGTGTGTATAGCCTTTGCTACAGAACTTATTTATCTGGCtaatattgattttaattaagattttctttttctttccttattcttGCTATGCAGGTCAAGTCATTTTTTGAGTCAAAATCAGAAGAGAGTTCTCAACTGCATTGTGTAAAAGAGGCAATTGACACAATTCAGCTCAATATCCAGTGGATGGAGAGAAACTTGGCAAAGCTACAAGAGCTGCTGTAGTGCATATAGTACTGTGCTGTGTCAGCCATTTAGGAGCTCTGTGAGCAGTTATTGTGTTTCATTTGCAAAAGCCAGAGTGAAACGAGGATCACTGCAACATTGCACTATTAAGGAATCTAGATCGCTCAGGGCATGTCTcagataaatttttattttccttgaagcATTTTGAGCAATATATAAGTACTTACCCTAAAACTGTTTTCATCTGTTGACCAAACATCTGCACAAAtgattaaatataattttgtatgTGAAACTTATGCCCTTTCCTTTGAAGTTGTGTTATAGTTTCTTGGCAGAGGGTTAATACTGACAGGTAAGAAAGAAAGAGTTACCATGACTTCTTTGCAGGCTGCTCCATTGAGCAGTGGATTTTTTCTTAATGCAAAACTGTATGTGGTTTCCACATTTGTAGATATAGAAGCTGTTGTGAAACAGAATTATATTTCAGATATGTAAGTAGTAGTGAATGTTATAAAGTTTAAGAGGCGAAATAAATACAATTCCAATTCAATTtaagtttggattttttattttcatggtgTTCTTTAGGAATtacacactaaaaaaaaaatcttatacTAATAATATACAATTTGATATGTAGAAGTGGCTGGATGGTAAtatggaaaagaagaaacagcaaAGCCAAGCATTTTAGAGATGAGATTTCCAGAAACAGTGTCTGAATTGATCAGATAGTTTTGAGAATCTCATCATTAATTGTTGAACTTTAACTGATTTTGCAGTATTGGTCTCTGACCAGCTGCACAGAGTTGTATTTTTTCAGGTTAGTTCATCTGTTAGACTGATACTGATTTGTGCCCTTTTCACTACTGACTTTCAATTTCACCACTTGATGCAGAGCATTTGCAGTTGATAGATTAGTCAGTCACTTCATTTTTGTAAGCTTCTGGTCTTTCATTGCCTGAGAACTTGGAAATCACAGTGTAATTTGTCATCATTGTTCTCTCTTCATGGCCTTAGTTTTAGGAAGGCTTCTAATTTAGATCCTAACAATTTGTTTCTCTACTATTGTAAAAAATCTTGCGAGACAAATCCTCAAAATCTTTTAAAGAATAGGAGCTAAAACCCTAATGTGCAACACTATAAAGATGCAATACCTGCAGTGCAATCTGTGTCTTTCAGAAGTGATGAAAAAAGCCATTTTGGAGTTacagtgtatatatatactCAATACATGCAAGAATAAACAtactttttatcttttcatttcACTACCGTTGTATCTTTTGTGGTTTCATGCTAGCCGATTTTTAACTGTTAAATTATGGAATGAGAATTGCAATCAAGTATATTCTTGGAATTTTTATACTCCGTGTGTTAATACTTTGAttccttctgtattttaaatcttTCAAATTCTACAGAAATACTATTTCCATCTTTGAATATTTGTGTATattatgtgtgtgtttgtatgtatgtatacatatatatgccaTCTTTTTCTTCCTAGTCACTTCTTAAATTAGAAGTCAGTTGTAAACTTCCACTTTTCTATCTCTGCTGCCCCCTCAcatgtgttttatttcattcctgGCCACAGTATTGAgtctttaaaaatttaaaatcaaaactgtGGAAGAGGATCCCATCTTCCTCCTGATTTCTGCGCTGGAATCCTAAACATTGTCACTCTTCTATTGATATGCTTTAGTGACAACTATGAAGCAGTAACATGGAGCTGAGTTTTTCAGACAAGAAAGTGTACAAATAAAATCTGGAAAATTGGGGAGGTTTTTTCATTTTACCATTTGTAGCATATGCATACTTTTGTTATGTCAGTTGTAGAggttttaaaattgtttttctgttagGGAGTCTCCAGTCCTATTAATAAGTTGTATTGGAGTCAGTTCCTCCTTCCATGAGAAATGCTTAAATACAATTCTGCTTTTTTGAGTGCATTGGGAATTGATGAAGACTGAAATATCAAAGGGCTGGTGCAAGGCAGACTGCCTTTGCTGGCAAAGTTCCTGTTGGATATGGCTTAGGGCAGGGTGAGGGTCAGGAAAAGGGTGAGATGTCAGTGCAGGTCAGAGAGCAGAAACCCAGTGTTAGGAGGACTGGGAAAAAGCCTCCAAGGGAAGGCGAGGACTGCCACTCCACCCTGAGAGCCAGAGAGAGTTGGATGTCCCATTACCTGGATTCTGGTTAGAGGTAGTGTGAGTAAGGCTAATGAAGCTTAGCCATAGGTGTGCAGTTCAAAAACTTGAACTGTTCAAGGTAACCCAGGTAATGCAGGATTGTGGAATTCTCAGTATAGATAAGTAGTACTTAGTAAGTGAGATTACCACATGTAGGACACCACCTATTAGGGGCTGTACAAAATGCAGACTAATAGGCTGAAGTGTAGTAAGCAAATATTTCCTTAGATGCCTTAGCAATTTACTTAATGAGCCAGCCGTAGCCATGCTAGAGGGATAACTACAGAATTTGAAGATCCAGCAGGACTTCCAAAAAAGGTTGTGGCATTGGGGCAGGGTTGATTTGGGAGAGAAGGGCTGTGTGACAAACCAAGCTTGGCCACTCCCAGAGGAATATGGCTTGCACGTTACCTTCAGTGCCTTTGATATTATTGACACAGCAGCACCCTTTCATTGGTGGTGCATCTCCTCAACTCAGAGGCTGAGCAAGGACAGAGAGGCCTCACAGGGCTTGATCCTGCACTTGATACtgtcttttatttcctcttcagcTCCAGATCTCCAACTCCATTGCTAAATTTCAGTGGTGGCAAGAGCAGAAGGCAGAGCCCAAGGATACTGCCATTGTGGGCACTTCTCTCCcatcacagccagcagcagggatttaCCTTGCCATTTCTTTCCACTCAGCATCTTCAGCCTCTCTCATACAGCTTTCATCCAGCTCAGAGAACAAGTCAtgagggatgtgctgctcaTCCTACTTGGTCCTGAGGATGAACTGTACCACTGGAATGGGGTGCCTGGGGACAGAAGACAAAGCTCCATCCTGTTACTGTGGCTATTGTGCTCACATTCACAGTGGGCATCAGATGTGCACCAGTTTAGCCATTATTACTGGGCTAGGTCCTTACCCCTAGGTCTGTGCAGATTTGGCCAGAGCCATGGAGGAGAAACATCTGTTTCATCTCTGCATAAGGATAGATTGCTTTCTTCCCCACACTTCCATTTTTAAAGGCAGGATCCCTCTAAGGAAGCTGTGTTTAGTTAAAATACGTGCTTAAACTGCCCtaagtgtaaaaaaaaagtctgggAAAAGGTCCCTCACAAGAACAACTAGCCACATGGACCTGCCTGCAGAAGGCTCACATAGTGCCCACATAGCTCCCACGAGATTAGTGAGTGATGTGGATTGTTGCAGTAGTCCTGCTCTGTTGGAGCAAATGCCTCCTCTTTCTGATGCTTTCAGTTGTGGGGTTCATGATGCCAGTGGTTGTGTCTGATCAGTGGTATCTGCACATCCTTGCACAGGATTCAGAGGTCTGCAAAAAAGTGGCATCTGCTCTCGATACTGGGGAGCCAGCTGATGCAGAAACCGCAGTTAAATCAGTGCATCCTTCCAAGGAAGAAATACCAACTTCTCTTGATTTCATATTCATTGTATCCCTTAATGATGCAGTCCTGTTCTTTCTTTGAAGTCCAGTTTGCTCCAGCTTTGCAACAAGCGCAGGCAGCAAGTGTTCCTGAAATTAAACCTCTTCTCAAATTTCAGCTTTGGCTGAACAACTCCAATTTGTTCATGactcattaaataaaaaactcaggtttttttttaaaaatctttgcatGGCACAAAGTGGCGAAATCAAATCAGCCCCATGATGATCAGctcaagaataaaaaaaaatcacagaacaaTGTCTGCACCCCATCACATCATTCTTCTGACCTCTCCAAGTTAGGAGCAGCCTCTGTGAGAAATCCACCTATGAGTTGTCCAGCCCTGTGGTGAAGGCTCACACTAGAGCTTCTGGGAAGGCTTTCTCCCTTGGTTTAAAAGCTCTAATATTTTTTAGAGACTGTGGAAATAACTGTTTATTAATGTAGCATCACAGCGTATTTTGCTGCACATGCTGTAACACTGCAGCAGGTGTAGGGACTTTGTGCAATGGACAGACCCACAACACTGATGGCCCTTCTACTGATGGCCCTTAGCAGACACCCCCTTCTGACTTCTCATACTGAGTGCTGACAGCATTGCTCATCATTCCCCAGTTAGTTGCTGCCTCTTCGTCTGTATAGCAGGGGGAAGGTAcaagctggggctggggatgtaCAGCTCTCTTATGTCCTCCCAGGCATCATCCTGCCTCCATGCAATCCATGACCATAACGTGCAATCCACACCTCGGTATGGCTTCTCCATGCGCAGTTCTAAAAACACAGGCTTGTAGTTTTTCCCATACCCATATAAAACACCCTGTACTATCGCCTATGTTGAATGCAGTAGTAACCTGAAAGTATTTATTACAGAGAGAGAGCCTGAGAGTTTCAgaccaaaaataaatttcctgccctgttcctaagggggaaaaaaaccaggggagcaggggaggagggggaattTCTAAACTGGGGGAAAtatcaaagcaaaaccaaaaccctgcAGTTTTGACCACAGCAACTTTCAATGTGCAAAGATGACAGCTGCAGACCTCCTTAGATCACACTTGGCCATGGGATGTGGCCATGAACAACAAAGGTCCTCAAGAACCTGTAAGGGTGAAATTTGTGAAATGTACCACATGATGTTCAGGCTTCCCTTGATTCAAAcacattttccagggaaaacctTTATcctattttcctccttttttctccttttttctctgtatctttttttttcctcttttttctctcttttctctttcattttttccccctctttttctccttttcctttgcaaaagCCAAAGGTATCAAACTCATGCCCACTTTGCCCAAAATACCACTGTTGGCATGGCATGAAGAGCATTTCTGCCTTAAAAGCCAAATAAATGCAgcaacaaaccaaaataaatatttttgtttcccttttgcCCTGTAACCAAGGCAGGGGAAGGGCTTTGTCAGATTTACTGAGTTCAAAGACACAAAAGCCCAGCCTCATCTCGGGCTTAAGTCAAACTGCAGCTAGAAGGCAGGCAGCCTGGAGCCTAAGGCATGCTAGGGAGGGATTGATGGCTTGCAATTCAGACTGCAGTGGACCACAACCCTTTCCTTCTGAGGCCTGCTGATCCAAAGGTTGCCTCAGTGGCAAAGGCCCACTGTGTCCTGCCCACACTCCTCCTCCACATGTGTGTAATGGGCCAATGGTGACTTAGTTGCTGTAGAAATAAAGTGGCCTATTTTCACAGATAGCCATGTGTGCAGTCCCACTCATTCTCCTGTGTGATCCAAGGCCTCCCTGAGCTGGGATTTGCAAAACGCAGCTGTGGGCAGGCAAGTCATGCCCAAAGGGAAAGGGTCCCTCCAAAGGGCTGGAACTGCCCACTCAGAAAGGAGGGCAAGGGTGCAGTGTAATAAGGGAATGCAGATCCTAGGGGTTTTCAAGTCTTGGagacagcagctggaaatgcagtgTCTTAGGCTTCTGACATCTGAtccttctgtgtgtgtgctgtgcagcaCACCAGGGAACTTGAAACTGGACTCTGGCTATCTGGGCAGGAACCTTCCATCTTTTTGGTCCTCCCTGAACTTCATCAAAGAAAGCTAAGAAAATTGGAGTTTGGTAATCAAAGAGAGGAATTTGTTGGCAGTAACTGAAATGGCAATCAAATGCACAGCCTCTGCTGTACCTCTTGAAATAGAGGTAAGCTGTTCAGCAGTCCAATGGAAACAACTAAATGAACAGGCTCAACTGTAAAGGTGCTCTGGCTTCTTGAAGGAAAATGACTTTTAATTAGAATTCTTCACAGTTACTTTCTAAACAATACCAAAAGAGTTTAGGCATTGagactttcttttccttgaggCCTCAAGTTGCATTTGTTTAGTTGATTTTTCTGTCTCAAgtaaagcaaatgaaaacaatttcacaaattgtttttaaaaatccaaatgtGTGTTGCTTTTAATTGTTGTTGCTGCAAATTCTGCAGGATTTTTGGATGACAAGTAAAATCTTGTATCATTGTCAcagtgctggcacaggttgcctgTCCAAAGAAGCTatggatgccccattcctgttACCATTTGAGGCCAGCTTGGATAGGACTCTGTGCAGCCTGGTGTAGTGGAAGGCATCCATGTGCATGGCTGGGGTTTGAAACTAGTGGATCCTTAAGGTACTTTCCAATCCAgaccttttttttgttctatGGCTGTACGTTGCCCTTCCCCCCACCACCTCCAGAGGCCAGCACCATGCCCAGAACATGGAACCAGTCCCTCTGTGACATCAGCTCCGGGGCCAAGGGCACTGCGGCTGTGCCAATTCTGTGGGCACTGCgttggcagcagcactggaggtgacAAGACCTCTCTCCTTGCAGCGGACTTGTGTCTCTGACCACAATGATTCTGCTGTGCGTCCTCATCCTACTGGCTCTGTGCGGGCCTGCTCATGGCGCCTGTGGGTAAGTAGCCTCAGGCTTGACCTGAGGAGACCCAGGCAAAGGCTGAGGGGGCTCCCTCAGGATGCTTGCTTGCCACCAGTGGCCATACCAGTTTCCAAAACCCTGGGCAGAAGCCTCAGTTTATCACCAGCGCCCAGGCTGCTGGCGCCGCTTGTCTACAGGGCTCAAGCAGAAACGGGCCGACATATGCCCAGGCCCACCCacctctggccctgctggcttTGCAACCAAACCTTGTGCAAGCCTTCTCACAGGACGGTAATGACTTTCTGCTTACAGAGACACCTGTGGTCTCCGGCCCATGGGTAGTACCCTCGGCTCCACACGCGTTGTGGGTGGCTCAGATGTCCTGCCAGGGACTGGGGCCTGGGCAGGAATTGCCAGTGTCCGTTGCTACTGGAACCCACCTGTGTCTATCCATGTCTGTGGAGGGACTCTCATCAGCTCACAGtggctcctcacagctgcccaCTGCTTTATCAACCGTACCAAGTAAGGAGGACCAGGGTAGAGGGATATCCCCACACCACCAGTGCATGCtattcccatcccatttcctTGCAGTGTGCCTAGCACCAGGCCATTGCAGGGCCCAGCTAAGAGACTGCTCAGGCAGAAGACTGGGCTCATGCCACTGCTTCCTAGCAGCCTCCAGCTTAACATATCTTGAGTCTACTTTCACTGTCTGTAGTTCTGTCTTTCCTCTCTGCCTCAGGAAGCAGAAGGCAGGGAAGTGCTGGGCTGTCACAGCACATGATTCTACATCCCCTCACCCCTCTCTCCATCTGCCTTCCAGCGACCTCAGCGAGTGGGCCATCGTGCTTGGGGCCACCTCATTGGCCGAAACAGGCCCTAATGTGGAAGTGCGCCGGATTAAGCGACTGATCATGCACGAAGACTATGTTCCTCGTCTTGAGTTCCATGACATGGCCTTGGTGGAATTGGACATGCCAGTCCGGTGCAGGTCCAATATTCAGACCGCCTGCCTACCTGCACCTTCGGTGAAATTGTCAAACATGAACAACTGCTACGTTGCTGGCTGGGGTGACAGAATTGTAAAATGTGAGTTCCCATAAAGGACCTGTGCACTGAGGgcatggctggcacagcagggagggatggctgGGGCTTCCTGACAGCAGAGGCCAAAATGAGAGTTGGGCTGTGGGACATATGCCTCTGGAGAGATGGGCCTGACCTGCTGCCCAATGCcagacagcagtgacacagcactCCAACAGCTCTCTAGAGGCAGAACCAAGCCGTAGGGAACGATTTCAACACACAGGCCAGGAGAAtgggcaaggagctgctgggaactcattcctttctctgctcACAGCATCAGGTAGAGATATCCTGCAGCAGGCCAAGGTTCATTACATCAGTAACCAGCTATGCAACAGTAGCGAGTGGCTCAGTGGGCACATCAACGACTTCAACgtgtgtgctgggcagggcgGTGTTGGCACCTGCCAGGTAGGAGCATGCTATAGTCCCCCAGTcccagcagtgtgggcagcccCATCACACCACCCAAGCACAGCCTAGCACCTGCTTTCCCTGGCCAGTTGCtctcccagtcccagctctgcaccacCACTGGAGCTTCTGTCCTCTTTCCCATCCGTGGGTCCTTGCTCAGTGAGGGTCCAGAATCCTGAAACATCCAAGCACAGGGGAGACAGAAAGCCCCCATTACAGGGGGcccccatcctgctcccaaGGGAGTCAAGGTTCTGCAGGTCCCACCACTTGAGCAGAGCCTTGCTCTGCCAGGAATGCAGttctggcaggggctgggagagtAAAGGAGCCAGCTCTAACTGCTTTCAGGGTCACGCAAAAGCACCTTaatcctctctgctctgctacAGGGTGACAGTGGGGGGCCTCTTGTCTGCGAAGACAAGCGCATTGGCGCCTTCTGGCAAATTGGTGTGACCAGCTGGGGAATAGGCTGTGCCAGACCCAAACGGCCTTCAGTCTTCGGCTCCACTCAGTACTACTACAACTGGATCTGGAAAATGTCGGGAAGGAAGCCAGTTACTccagcaattcctgcagcaccagcgCCAACCTACACCGCAGCCCCCCCGGTGGCAGTTACAGAGCCAGCACAACCCTGTCCATTTCCACGTGAAAAGCTGAAGCAATTCTTTATTATGCTGAAGGATATCTTGCAGTACTTAAAGGGAAAACTGTTCTGAACTGCAGAATGGATCACCTGCAGTTCAGGCTATAAGGACCACAACCCTTTCCGTCAGAGttatattaatttgaatttcattaaactgaattaaatgttaaattgtaagcaaaaaaaaaggatacCTGTATTTTCTACTCTGAGAATACTCTCCATCCAAATTTTATAAAATCCTACTGGCTTGATCATTTCCCAACAGCCCTTAACTCAGGGAACCCTTCACCCTCATCTAGGAAAAATAGGATTTCACACTCCCTTCTGAACAGTTCAATGCCTTCCCTACAGATATTAATATATCTACAGTGGAAAAGTAGCATCTGCCACCTTAAGTCTGCAACTACAAGTGCAAGAAACACAACACTAGGGAAataagagaaagggaaaaaaatggtgcaGATGGTGCCCTGTCATTAAGAACGTGAAGTCCTCCTCTCCCCTAAGGATTATTTTTGTCCCCATCAGATAGTAACTGGGTTTTTTAACCAATGTAGAAACCTAAGCAGAAAAGAGTTAATGCATTGCTATGCCCTAAACACCAATAGCCATGAAGCGGGCAAGTTATAACAAGATGCGCCTGGAAAGGGGAGCCGTATGAAGGTAAGGCAGCACCATTCTGGAGCTGAATTTGCTGTTCGAGTCCATGGTGACCACACAACATAAAGAACAACTTCCGTGCAGGAGAGGGGTTAAGGAGCAAGCAAGATCAATAGAGGGAGAATCAagaccacaaaaaaacccacaaagcccCTCAGCCCATTTCCAGAAAAGTCCAGAATACTGGGCTGTACATACTACCTCATTTGTATGAAGAGTGAGGAACCTAATCCCAGAATGGGGAAAACTTATCTATAGTTATCTATATAAAACTTATCTAACTTATCCATGTAACTTTCACCAGAGAGGCTGGGAGGCATTCTCTCAGGACCTGGGACACCTGTTGGCTGGATCAATGCTGGACCCAGGACCGTGAACTTCTTTCCTCTCCtacctgatttctttttcccttcttcttccctctattattttattcttttgtttctcttaCTATTAGAAGATAGTGGCAAAACATATACCAATTGCCATGCTGAATGTGTAGTTTGTTAATAAGAGTTTGTGAGGTTTTTCTGGATCCTTTTGGTTTTTGCCATTCCTTTTCATCTGTGAACATCTACAAATCTTGTCCCCTTCCACATAGAAGTGGGATGTAACACCAATGCACAaacactccaggagctgcacctgCCTTCTCCAGTGCCAATCCCTGGGCTACGGATCAGCTGCACATCTCACCCTCTCTCAGCAGCAGTCTTTTGTGTCAGCATGTCTGTTATGATCCAACTACTGACAGACACCTCCACCTGAAGCGCAGACACCACCAAAGTCAATagtatggattttatttaacagtcAATGTGCAGTAGAGAGACACACAGAAATATCAGAGAGGAGGGCCAGAGGGAGAGAAACAATGAGACAGCTTAACTAAAAGGCTATCACCGCACTTGGATCCAGGAAGCATCCTGTTGCATCTTTCCTCACACTGGTCTTCTTGCTGATGTGGTTCCCAAGGTGTTCAAAACTTCTCGCTATCTATACATTTTAGCAAACAAAGGAATTAATGCTTATTGACTGCACTCAGAGTTGATTTTCAGCACAGTTGCTGGGTTGACTTTCTGTGTGGATTTTTTCTGTTCAGTATCAGTGCTCCTCCAGTATCTGTTTTTCTCCTGCTAGTCGGAGATAACACCCAGACAATCTTATCTCATGTTCCTCTCAGGTGGGTTAACTTACAGCCCGGATTTCACAGAGGCGTGTTCAGGGAGGGGGAACTTCAGTCATCACAGATGAGCAGCTGCTTCTTTGGAGAGTTTGCCATAATGAGAAAAGTCCTTCAGTGATCTTAACACATCTTGGAGGGGCAAGAAACCTCCATTCTTTATTATACAAGGCGGGGAATATAGTTACCAAAGATGA
This genomic window from Zonotrichia leucophrys gambelii isolate GWCS_2022_RI chromosome Z, RI_Zleu_2.0, whole genome shotgun sequence contains:
- the LOC135459828 gene encoding acrosin-like yields the protein MILLCVLILLALCGPAHGACGDTCGLRPMGSTLGSTRVVGGSDVLPGTGAWAGIASVRCYWNPPVSIHVCGGTLISSQWLLTAAHCFINRTNDLSEWAIVLGATSLAETGPNVEVRRIKRLIMHEDYVPRLEFHDMALVELDMPVRCRSNIQTACLPAPSVKLSNMNNCYVAGWGDRIVKSSGRDILQQAKVHYISNQLCNSSEWLSGHINDFNVCAGQGGVGTCQGDSGGPLVCEDKRIGAFWQIGVTSWGIGCARPKRPSVFGSTQYYYNWIWKMSGRKPVTPAIPAAPAPTYTAAPPVAVTEPAQPCPFPREKLKQFFIMLKDILQYLKGKLF